A window of the Macrobrachium rosenbergii isolate ZJJX-2024 chromosome 13, ASM4041242v1, whole genome shotgun sequence genome harbors these coding sequences:
- the LOC136844881 gene encoding neurogenic protein mastermind-like isoform X2 — translation MADHFQQGKQIVVDRLKRRLGQYRQNHNSGVSRYDTSIDTLYTDQKNQTLLLKQRHIESKAKKSNKKSADNKKQENPASLLTTMGQSKMLARGHDQTTSSGESHENEPATKKQRLNNGAPPPSMGGPHGASSHGGSAPPPPPPHGGGPQTHAGASQATASGRDITDFQMVQQLTNIKKTDSPVPPGAGAIGATTSASNGPPVDDIKKEQQDLDMALLDGIEDFSNIEDIGDMGINFDQFIQDLDFDNIKPENPGTVLGEYVKEESVDLFENNPSSVSSDSGVASGNTNAQSPQVALSKPSGTSTTAASPVFSQYPGTPPVSHTSTPPTSFTPTSFNATSTPSTSGSPTQFSTTSSVPKIRPGMNMNMTQSDMIPAAQTLKHMAEQHQIKMSSTGTNNVHPNFQDYGMNSMNNPAAAAAAGMMGQTGGVNNQMYPNSMNQSSPVYSNQNNINELELKKRQMLQQQMAQQQQQQQQQQQQQQQQQQQQQQQQQQQQQQQQQQQQQQQQQQQQQQQQSSQQPTSQPQQQPGAQQQAQMPGGMVGYQNRMSPMGSFPNTSQPNALTPQQYQMSGAMAGGVRGAYPGGPRGPSPIPPGSQGGPSPMGGGQMGAQMGTENKMGNEMFYQSQMGGQYPIQGQPQRYPGQQMIGPGGMMRHVSPANQMMGQAGQMMSRPPPPDYPQVALMHRSQMMGQPMPQTMGQMGQGMVSYQGMRSGMRPGMVSAPMVNMGSNQMMAGMAQQTLPPNMPTMKPGPGMVPTTSMNPSASMPSSTITGATMPTVTVNTMSAAGNMTNSMGQAGSGSAIGMVGRTSMGAGNMMQRPRPPNVNIGPGGLNISTQMPPSRPEWRQIMMQGNQSNMIINMRAGYPQQQPQQGAMMTQGSQLMGMQRPSNQMMNMMAMQQGPGMQPGPNMQAGPGMQAGPGMQAGPGMQAGPGMQAGPGMQAGPGMQAGPGMQAGPGMQVGPGMQGGPGMQGGPGMQANPGMQTNPNMQGAPRLQNAAGMQGTPRMQANMVGMTQQGQVRMGMQMSQAGGMGGAQVTSQYPGQQQQMTGIAQMPPGANQMMGNAAAQGRNPAAMAGMTGARSPVAMAQMSGTGHPMSPANRGQMGGASPVSMGQMSGSGQAPSPVSMGGMSHPRSPATVGQVHPRSPATLGQGGPARPLSNPGMGQGGPARPLSNPGMTQQQGQQSSQVAAAAAMAGQPPGNNAGQLNRGSPGSLTQNPGGGPASRPGQSPMNQVQPIQGPVNSVSQPNMNINRAKGVPATVNNGPNAPPATTVASQRPNSDANNVRTSQPSTPNPPPTSTGSAAPTTDFLDFEFGEFAQLIND, via the exons ATGGCCGACCACTTCCAGCAAGGCAAGCAAATTGTTGTAGATCGGTTGAAACGTCGCCTTGGACAGTATCGCCAGAACCATAATTCTGGAGTCAGTCGGTATGACACATCTATAGACACTTTGTATACGGACCAAAAGAATCAAACTTTATTACTAAAGCAAAGACATATTGAATCTAAGGCCAAGAAGAGTAATAAGAAATCTGCTGACAACAAAAAGCAGGAGAATCCTGCATCCCTGTTAACAACCATGGGG CAATCAAAGATGCTTGCCCGAGGGCATGATCAAACCACGTCATCCGGTGAGTCTCATGAAAATGAGCCGGCAACAAAGAAGCAGAGGCTTAATAATGGTGCCCCACCACCTTCCATGGGTGGCCCTCATGGTGCCTCAAGTCATGGTGGTtctgcacctcctcctcctcctcctcatggtGGTGGGCCTCAAACTCATGCTGGGGCATCCCAGGCAACTGCATCTGGAAGGGATATTACCGACTTCCAAATGGTGCAGCAACTAACTAATATTAAAAAGACGGACTCCCCTGTTCCTCCTGGGGCTGGGGCAATTGGTGCCACTACCTCGGCTTCTAATGGCCCTCCTGTTGATGATATTAAGAAAGAGCAACAGGATCTTGATATGGCTTTACTTGATGGCATCGAAGATTTTAGTAACATTGAGGACATAGGTGATATGGGAATAAATTTTGATCAGTTTATTCAAGATTTAGATTTTGATAATATAAAGCCAGAAAATCCTGGGACAGTTTTAGGTGAATATGTAAAAGAGGAATCTGTAGACTTATTTGAAAACAATCCCTCTAGTGTTAGCAGCGACAGCGGTGTCGCAAGTGGTAATACAAATGCCCAAAGCCCTCAAGTTGCACTAAGTAAACCTAGTGGCACGTCCACTACAGCGGCTTCGCCAGTGTTCTCACAGTACCCAGGCACTCCTCCAGTATCTCATACCTCGACCCCCCCTACCTCTTTCACACCAACCTCATTTAATGCCACGTCCACTCCTAGTACATCGGGATCCCCAACACAGTTTTCCACAACAAGCAGTGTGCCAAAAATACGTCCCGGTATGAATATGAACATGACCCAGTCTGACATGATTCCTGCTGCTCAAACCTTGAAGCATATGGCTGAGCAACATCAGATCAAGATGTCCTCTACAGGGACAAATAATGTTCATCCCAATTTCCAAGATTATGGGATGAACAGTATGAACaatcctgctgctgctgctgctgcaggcaTGATGGGTCAAACAGGTGGTGTGAATAATCAAATGTACCCAAATAGCATGAATCAAAGTAGTCCTGTGTATAGTAATCAAAACAATATTAATGAGCTCGAACTGAAAAAGCGGCAGATGTTACAGCAGCAAATGGctcagcaacagcaacaacaacaacagcagcagcagcaacagcaacaacagcagcagcagcagcaacagcaacaacaacagcagcagcagcagcagcagcaacaacagcagcagcagcagcaacagcaacaacaacagcaacaacaatccTCACAGCAGCCTACTTCTCAGCCGCAACAACAGCCAGGTGCACAACAGCAGGCACAGATGCCTGGGGGAATGGTTGGATACCAGAACCGCATGTCACCCATGGGATCTTTTCCCAATACTTCTCAGCCAAATGCGCTCACTCCACAGCAATACCAGATGTCTGGAGCTATGGCTGGAGGTGTAAGAGGAGCTTACCCTGGTGGTCCACGTGGACCATCACCTATTCCACCAGGTTCACAAGGAGGACCTTCACCAATGGGTGGTGGCCAG atgGGTGCACAAATgggtacagaaaataaaatgggaaatgaaatgttttatcaGAGCCAAATGGGTGGCCAGTATCCAATTCAAGGGCAACCGCAGCGCTATCCAGGACAGCAGATGATAGGGCCTGGTGGCATGATGCGGCATGTCAGTCCAGCTAATCAGATGATGGGACAGGCCGGTCAAATGATGTCCCGGCCACCTCCACCTGATTACCCTCAAGTTGCCCTTATGCATAGGTCTCAGATGATGGGTCAGCCCATGCCTCAAACCATGGGCCAGATGGGCCAGGGAATGGTGAGTTATCAAGGAATGCGATCAGGAATGAGACCAGGAATGGTTAGTGCTCCCATGGTAAACATGGGATCCAACCAGATGATGGCTGGTATGGCCCAACAAACACTACCCCCAAATATGCCTACCATGAAACCTGGGCCTGGTATGGTGCCTACCACATCCATGAATCCATCTGCTTCTATGCCAAGTAGTACAATTACAGGTGCTACTATGCCTACAGTGACAGTGAACACCATGTCAGCAGCAGGCAACATGACTAATAGCATGGGGCAGGCAGGTAGCGGAAGTGCGATAGGCATGGTTGGACGGACATCTATGGGAGCAGGAAATATGATGCAGAGGCCGAGACCCCCTAATGTAAATATTGGTCCAGGTGGATTGAACATTAGTACGCAGATGCCACCATCGAGGCCCGAGTGGCGACAAATCATGATGCAGGGCAACCAGAGTAACATGATTATAAACATGAGAGCTGGTTACCCTCAGCAGCAGCCACAACAAG GAGCGATGATGACACAAGGAAGTCAGCTTATGGGAATGCAGCGGCCTTCAAATCAAATGATGAATATGATGGCTATGCAACAAGGACCTGGGATGCAGCCAGGTCCTAATATGCAGGCTGGGCCAGGTATGCAGGCTGGGCCTGGCATGCAGGCTGGGCCAGGCATGCAGGCTGGGCCGGGCATGCAGGCTGGGCCGGGCATGCAGGCTGGGCCAGGCATGCAGGCTGGCCCTGGCATGCAGGCTGGCCCAGGCATGCAAGTAGGCCCAGGTATGCAAGGTGGTCCAGGTATGCAAGGTGGGCCTGGTATGCAGGCCAATCCTGGTATGCAGACCAATCCAAATATGCAAGGGGCACCAAGATTACAAAATGCTGCTGGAATGCAGGGAACACCGAGAATGCAGGCCAATATGGTTGGCATGACGCAGCAAGGCCAG gtacGGATGGGTATGCAGATGAGCCAAGCTGGTGGGATGGGTGGAGCACAAGTGACATCTCAGTACCCTGGGCAGCAACAACAAATGACTGGCATTGCTCAAATGCCTCCAGGCGCAAATCAGATGATGGGTAATGCAGCTGCCCAGGGGAGAAACCCAGCAGCGATGGCTGGTATGACTGGTGCTCGAAGCCCAGTTGCCATGGCTCAGATGAGTGGAACTGGGCATCCAATGAGCCCTGCTAACAGAGGTCAAATGGGAGGTGCAAGTCCTGTAAGTATGGGTCAGATGAGTGGCTCAGGACAAGCTCCCAGCCCCGTTAGCATGGGAGGTATGTCGCACCCTAGATCCCCAGCAACTGTGGGTCAAGTGCACCCACGTAGTCCAGCTACCCTGGGACAAGGTGGACCAGCTAGACCTTTAAGTAATCCTGGAATGGGTCAAGGAGGACCTGCAAGACCTCTGAGCAATCCAGGTATGACCCAGCAGCAAGGCCAGCAGTCTTCACAGGTGGCAGCTGCAGCTGCCATGGCAGGCCAGCCTCCTGGAAATAATGCTGGACAATTAAACAGAGGTTCTCCAGGTAGTTTAACTCAAAATCCTGGTGGTGGCCCTGCATCTCGTCCTGGTCAGAGCCCAATGAACCAAGTGCAGCCTATTCAGGGTCCAGTTAATAGTGTATCGCAACCTAACATGAACATAAATAGGGCTAAAGGTGTCCCAGCGACAGTGAACAATGGTCCTAATGCTCCTCCTGCAACAACAGTGGCTAGCCAGCGTCCAAACAGTGATGCTAATAATGTACGGACATCACAACCTTCAACACCAAACCCACCCCCTACTTCAACAGGAAGTGCAGCCCCTACCACCGACTTTCTTGATTTTGAATTTGGTGAATTTGCCCAACTTATTAATGACTAA
- the LOC136844881 gene encoding neurogenic protein mastermind-like isoform X1, producing MADHFQQGKQIVVDRLKRRLGQYRQNHNSGVSRYDTSIDTLYTDQKNQTLLLKQRHIESKAKKSNKKSADNKKQENPASLLTTMGQSKMLARGHDQTTSSGESHENEPATKKQRLNNGAPPPSMGGPHGASSHGGSAPPPPPPHGGGPQTHAGASQATASGRDITDFQMVQQLTNIKKTDSPVPPGAGAIGATTSASNGPPVDDIKKEQQDLDMALLDGIEDFSNIEDIGDMGINFDQFIQDLDFDNIKPENPGTVLGEYVKEESVDLFENNPSSVSSDSGVASGNTNAQSPQVALSKPSGTSTTAASPVFSQYPGTPPVSHTSTPPTSFTPTSFNATSTPSTSGSPTQFSTTSSVPKIRPGMNMNMTQSDMIPAAQTLKHMAEQHQIKMSSTGTNNVHPNFQDYGMNSMNNPAAAAAAGMMGQTGGVNNQMYPNSMNQSSPVYSNQNNINELELKKRQMLQQQMAQQQQQQQQQQQQQQQQQQQQQQQQQQQQQQQQQQQQQQQQQQQQQQQQSSQQPTSQPQQQPGAQQQAQMPGGMVGYQNRMSPMGSFPNTSQPNALTPQQYQMSGAMAGGVRGAYPGGPRGPSPIPPGSQGGPSPMGGGQMGAQMGTENKMGNEMFYQSQMGGQYPIQGQPQRYPGQQMIGPGGMMRHVSPANQMMGQAGQMMSRPPPPDYPQVALMHRSQMMGQPMPQTMGQMGQGMVSYQGMRSGMRPGMVSAPMVNMGSNQMMAGMAQQTLPPNMPTMKPGPGMVPTTSMNPSASMPSSTITGATMPTVTVNTMSAAGNMTNSMGQAGSGSAIGMVGRTSMGAGNMMQRPRPPNVNIGPGGLNISTQMPPSRPEWRQIMMQGNQSNMIINMRAGYPQQQPQQGAMMTQGSQLMGMQRPSNQMMNMMAMQQGPGMQPGPNMQAGPGMQAGPGMQAGPGMQAGPGMQAGPGMQAGPGMQAGPGMQAGPGMQVGPGMQGGPGMQGGPGMQANPGMQTNPNMQGAPRLQNAAGMQGTPRMQANMVGMTQQGQAKSAKIRQTTLSSVKKVRMGMQMSQAGGMGGAQVTSQYPGQQQQMTGIAQMPPGANQMMGNAAAQGRNPAAMAGMTGARSPVAMAQMSGTGHPMSPANRGQMGGASPVSMGQMSGSGQAPSPVSMGGMSHPRSPATVGQVHPRSPATLGQGGPARPLSNPGMGQGGPARPLSNPGMTQQQGQQSSQVAAAAAMAGQPPGNNAGQLNRGSPGSLTQNPGGGPASRPGQSPMNQVQPIQGPVNSVSQPNMNINRAKGVPATVNNGPNAPPATTVASQRPNSDANNVRTSQPSTPNPPPTSTGSAAPTTDFLDFEFGEFAQLIND from the exons ATGGCCGACCACTTCCAGCAAGGCAAGCAAATTGTTGTAGATCGGTTGAAACGTCGCCTTGGACAGTATCGCCAGAACCATAATTCTGGAGTCAGTCGGTATGACACATCTATAGACACTTTGTATACGGACCAAAAGAATCAAACTTTATTACTAAAGCAAAGACATATTGAATCTAAGGCCAAGAAGAGTAATAAGAAATCTGCTGACAACAAAAAGCAGGAGAATCCTGCATCCCTGTTAACAACCATGGGG CAATCAAAGATGCTTGCCCGAGGGCATGATCAAACCACGTCATCCGGTGAGTCTCATGAAAATGAGCCGGCAACAAAGAAGCAGAGGCTTAATAATGGTGCCCCACCACCTTCCATGGGTGGCCCTCATGGTGCCTCAAGTCATGGTGGTtctgcacctcctcctcctcctcctcatggtGGTGGGCCTCAAACTCATGCTGGGGCATCCCAGGCAACTGCATCTGGAAGGGATATTACCGACTTCCAAATGGTGCAGCAACTAACTAATATTAAAAAGACGGACTCCCCTGTTCCTCCTGGGGCTGGGGCAATTGGTGCCACTACCTCGGCTTCTAATGGCCCTCCTGTTGATGATATTAAGAAAGAGCAACAGGATCTTGATATGGCTTTACTTGATGGCATCGAAGATTTTAGTAACATTGAGGACATAGGTGATATGGGAATAAATTTTGATCAGTTTATTCAAGATTTAGATTTTGATAATATAAAGCCAGAAAATCCTGGGACAGTTTTAGGTGAATATGTAAAAGAGGAATCTGTAGACTTATTTGAAAACAATCCCTCTAGTGTTAGCAGCGACAGCGGTGTCGCAAGTGGTAATACAAATGCCCAAAGCCCTCAAGTTGCACTAAGTAAACCTAGTGGCACGTCCACTACAGCGGCTTCGCCAGTGTTCTCACAGTACCCAGGCACTCCTCCAGTATCTCATACCTCGACCCCCCCTACCTCTTTCACACCAACCTCATTTAATGCCACGTCCACTCCTAGTACATCGGGATCCCCAACACAGTTTTCCACAACAAGCAGTGTGCCAAAAATACGTCCCGGTATGAATATGAACATGACCCAGTCTGACATGATTCCTGCTGCTCAAACCTTGAAGCATATGGCTGAGCAACATCAGATCAAGATGTCCTCTACAGGGACAAATAATGTTCATCCCAATTTCCAAGATTATGGGATGAACAGTATGAACaatcctgctgctgctgctgctgcaggcaTGATGGGTCAAACAGGTGGTGTGAATAATCAAATGTACCCAAATAGCATGAATCAAAGTAGTCCTGTGTATAGTAATCAAAACAATATTAATGAGCTCGAACTGAAAAAGCGGCAGATGTTACAGCAGCAAATGGctcagcaacagcaacaacaacaacagcagcagcagcaacagcaacaacagcagcagcagcagcaacagcaacaacaacagcagcagcagcagcagcagcaacaacagcagcagcagcagcaacagcaacaacaacagcaacaacaatccTCACAGCAGCCTACTTCTCAGCCGCAACAACAGCCAGGTGCACAACAGCAGGCACAGATGCCTGGGGGAATGGTTGGATACCAGAACCGCATGTCACCCATGGGATCTTTTCCCAATACTTCTCAGCCAAATGCGCTCACTCCACAGCAATACCAGATGTCTGGAGCTATGGCTGGAGGTGTAAGAGGAGCTTACCCTGGTGGTCCACGTGGACCATCACCTATTCCACCAGGTTCACAAGGAGGACCTTCACCAATGGGTGGTGGCCAG atgGGTGCACAAATgggtacagaaaataaaatgggaaatgaaatgttttatcaGAGCCAAATGGGTGGCCAGTATCCAATTCAAGGGCAACCGCAGCGCTATCCAGGACAGCAGATGATAGGGCCTGGTGGCATGATGCGGCATGTCAGTCCAGCTAATCAGATGATGGGACAGGCCGGTCAAATGATGTCCCGGCCACCTCCACCTGATTACCCTCAAGTTGCCCTTATGCATAGGTCTCAGATGATGGGTCAGCCCATGCCTCAAACCATGGGCCAGATGGGCCAGGGAATGGTGAGTTATCAAGGAATGCGATCAGGAATGAGACCAGGAATGGTTAGTGCTCCCATGGTAAACATGGGATCCAACCAGATGATGGCTGGTATGGCCCAACAAACACTACCCCCAAATATGCCTACCATGAAACCTGGGCCTGGTATGGTGCCTACCACATCCATGAATCCATCTGCTTCTATGCCAAGTAGTACAATTACAGGTGCTACTATGCCTACAGTGACAGTGAACACCATGTCAGCAGCAGGCAACATGACTAATAGCATGGGGCAGGCAGGTAGCGGAAGTGCGATAGGCATGGTTGGACGGACATCTATGGGAGCAGGAAATATGATGCAGAGGCCGAGACCCCCTAATGTAAATATTGGTCCAGGTGGATTGAACATTAGTACGCAGATGCCACCATCGAGGCCCGAGTGGCGACAAATCATGATGCAGGGCAACCAGAGTAACATGATTATAAACATGAGAGCTGGTTACCCTCAGCAGCAGCCACAACAAG GAGCGATGATGACACAAGGAAGTCAGCTTATGGGAATGCAGCGGCCTTCAAATCAAATGATGAATATGATGGCTATGCAACAAGGACCTGGGATGCAGCCAGGTCCTAATATGCAGGCTGGGCCAGGTATGCAGGCTGGGCCTGGCATGCAGGCTGGGCCAGGCATGCAGGCTGGGCCGGGCATGCAGGCTGGGCCGGGCATGCAGGCTGGGCCAGGCATGCAGGCTGGCCCTGGCATGCAGGCTGGCCCAGGCATGCAAGTAGGCCCAGGTATGCAAGGTGGTCCAGGTATGCAAGGTGGGCCTGGTATGCAGGCCAATCCTGGTATGCAGACCAATCCAAATATGCAAGGGGCACCAAGATTACAAAATGCTGCTGGAATGCAGGGAACACCGAGAATGCAGGCCAATATGGTTGGCATGACGCAGCAAGGCCAG GCAAAATCAGCCAAGATACGACAGACAACTCTTTCAAGTGTCAAAAAG gtacGGATGGGTATGCAGATGAGCCAAGCTGGTGGGATGGGTGGAGCACAAGTGACATCTCAGTACCCTGGGCAGCAACAACAAATGACTGGCATTGCTCAAATGCCTCCAGGCGCAAATCAGATGATGGGTAATGCAGCTGCCCAGGGGAGAAACCCAGCAGCGATGGCTGGTATGACTGGTGCTCGAAGCCCAGTTGCCATGGCTCAGATGAGTGGAACTGGGCATCCAATGAGCCCTGCTAACAGAGGTCAAATGGGAGGTGCAAGTCCTGTAAGTATGGGTCAGATGAGTGGCTCAGGACAAGCTCCCAGCCCCGTTAGCATGGGAGGTATGTCGCACCCTAGATCCCCAGCAACTGTGGGTCAAGTGCACCCACGTAGTCCAGCTACCCTGGGACAAGGTGGACCAGCTAGACCTTTAAGTAATCCTGGAATGGGTCAAGGAGGACCTGCAAGACCTCTGAGCAATCCAGGTATGACCCAGCAGCAAGGCCAGCAGTCTTCACAGGTGGCAGCTGCAGCTGCCATGGCAGGCCAGCCTCCTGGAAATAATGCTGGACAATTAAACAGAGGTTCTCCAGGTAGTTTAACTCAAAATCCTGGTGGTGGCCCTGCATCTCGTCCTGGTCAGAGCCCAATGAACCAAGTGCAGCCTATTCAGGGTCCAGTTAATAGTGTATCGCAACCTAACATGAACATAAATAGGGCTAAAGGTGTCCCAGCGACAGTGAACAATGGTCCTAATGCTCCTCCTGCAACAACAGTGGCTAGCCAGCGTCCAAACAGTGATGCTAATAATGTACGGACATCACAACCTTCAACACCAAACCCACCCCCTACTTCAACAGGAAGTGCAGCCCCTACCACCGACTTTCTTGATTTTGAATTTGGTGAATTTGCCCAACTTATTAATGACTAA